One window of Lytechinus variegatus isolate NC3 chromosome 2, Lvar_3.0, whole genome shotgun sequence genomic DNA carries:
- the LOC121409242 gene encoding rabankyrin-5-like — translation MIMAEEAEKLQRHLDLLRQEYVKLQNRLAEVEQKYNVATAANSGRGKGEEGNFVSRLLLTVADLFDKELYSDLVVRLAGQEVKAHKFVLAARSDHWGVPNLAEVHSIDFTDIGHEVGMDLLKWVYTDVITLRQDDTFVLDLLRAASRFHLEPLQDRCEKTLMSSVNVRNCIRYYQVAEDIGAMQLKGYCSELISSHWNDFTSEDFGNMAAPLLYKMFKTKAPFPLHTAIRNRREDIVFLYLVEYDAQLPGKLNEVDDRGDLPLDLALSSKQESIASELVKHKVDIDRADRQGHCLLHKAIKRVDEFSANFLIKSKANVNAATQGDRETPLHMVSGFNPIVTDPAQLEGMVRVAEQIIQGGANPNAQDSKGNTPIHIAIGSGNTAVFDKLLSHKSINFDLLNNDGDSALWWALDNTATNTSYNDDSLAAKLIRRGCSPDAINPQTGDTLMHRAARSGNEEGALFLATHGASPNLANFKGETPLHAAASFGLARLSDLLLQKGANPNTQTRDTGSDLTSQFNSMGFGSTPSETVSSAGSNPFTDEGSFGRGDGGFGRETGGGDGGGNGGDSSLLVACKQTPLHMAVANRHAEVVGVFMEHRTQALQSRDGIQIIPDFNLRDSNDQTVLGLALWTGLHSFAAQLLHAGANINYTTGEGLTLLHLAIQKQDTSSALFLLEHQADINIKTRDGENPLQLAIKRHLPVVVDALCVRGANMNTPDENGNPPLWVALESGQEDIASTLVRHGCDTTAWGLGEGGMQQTLLHRAIDENNQTVSCFLVRSMCDVNSPRRPGPNGEGPDEAFDGQGPLHHASEWGLEQVVQCLIEHQADINAKDSEGRTPLHIAISNQHPTIISLIMSHPLLDLTLRDKGGLTPFAAALTFKNNKAAQAILDREPRAAEQLDNKGRNFLHVAVEKSDIESVLFLISVRANVTSRIQDSSQLTPLHLAVQAGSEIIVRNLLLAGASVMDLNNHKQNALHMAAAKDHSTICSILIENGINVDSKDDNGNSALHISVQYGNLNSARVLLTESSIDAEAFNMRGQTPMHLLGQYGRDNAAAIFDLFRECMPQYPLDKQDAEGNTVLLLAYQKGNGAICRAIVRAGASLGIMNKQGVSIFNAQVATKQLLFRLLDMLSKEPAWSESELCQECQVKFSIKTRKHHCRHCGRILCSKCSSKMVPIVKYDLSRPVRVCNVCFDVLSLGAM, via the exons ATGATCATGGCGGAGG AAGCGGAGAAGCTGCAGCGTCATCTGGACCTGTTGCGACAGGAGTATGTGAAGCTGCAGAATCGTCTGGCAGAGGTAGAACAGAAGTACAATGTTGCCACTGCAGCTAACAGCGGTCGAGGGAAAGGGGAAGAAGGCAATTTTGTGTCAAGACTCCTGCTCACTGTTGCTGACCTGTTTGATAAGGAGCTATACAG TGACCTGGTTGTCCGGTTAGCAGGTCAAGAGGTCAAAGCTCACAAGTTTGTCCTTGCAGCCCGAAGTGACCACTGGGGAGTACCCAATTTGGCTGAAGTACACAGTATTGATTTTACAG ATATTGGTCATGAGGTTGGTATGGACTTGCTGAAGTGGGTTTACACTGATGTGATCACATTGAGACAAGATGATACGTTTGTTTTAGATCTTCTTAGAGCAGCCAGTAGGTTCCATTTAGAACCATTGCAAGACAG ATGTGAGAAGACCCTGATGTCTTCTGTCAATGTGCGGAACTGCATCCGTTACTACCAGGTTGCTGAGGACATCGGTGCCATGCAACTCAAAGGCTACTGCTCTGAACTCATCTCAAGTCACTGG AATGATTTCACGAGTGAGGACTTTGGCAACATGGCTGCTCCTCTTCTGTACAAGATGTTCAAGACCAAGGCCCCATTCCCTCTTCATACAGCTATCAGGAATAGGAGAGAGGATATTGTATTTCTGTACCTTGTAGAATATGATGCACAG TTACCAGGGAAACTAAATGAGGTTGATGACAGAGGTGATCTTCCACTGGACTTGGCCTTGTCTTCCAAGCAAGAGAGTATTGCCAGTGAACTGGTCAAGCACAAAGTGGACATAGATAGGGCAGATCGTCAGGGTCATTGTCTGCTGCACAAAGCAATCAAAAGAG tGGATGAATTTTCTGCCAACTTCCTGATCAAGTCTAAGGCCAATGTAAATGCTGCTACCCAGGGTGACAGAGAAACCCCCCTTCACATGGTGTCTGGTTTTAACCCCATTGTAACTGACCCAGCCCAGCTAGAAGGTATGGTTAGGGTAGCAGAACAGATCATACAGGGTGGAGCCAACCCCAATGCACAGGATAGCAAGGGAAA CACACCCATTCACATTGCGATCGGAAGCGGAAACACTGCTGTGTTTGATAAACTCCTCAGCCACAAATC GATCAATTTTGATCTATTGAACAATGATGGTGATTCTGCCCTCTGGTGGGCTCTGGATAATACTGCCACTAATACCAGCTACAATGATGACAGTCTAGCTGCCAAGCTCATTAGGAGAGGATGTAGTCCTGATGCAATCAACCCACAAACAG GTGATACTCTGATGCATAGAGCAGCCAGGTCAGGGAATGAAGAAGGAGCTCTTTTCTTAGCTACACATGGTGCTTCGCCAAATCTTGCCAATTTCAAG GGAGAGACGCCCTTGCATGCTGCTGCCAGCTTTGGCCTCGCCCGGCTCTCTGATCTCCTCCTCCAGAAGGGGGCCAACCCCAACACCCAGACTAGAGATACCGGTAGTGACCTTACCTCCCAGTTCAATTCCATGGGGTTTGGCTCTACCCCATCAGAAACCGTGTCCTCTGCAGGTTCCAACCCATTCACGGATGAGGGATCCTTTGGAAGGGGTGATGGTGGTTTTGGAAGAGAAACAGGAGGAGGGGATGGAGGAGGAAATGGAGGAGATAGTAGTCTACTCGTGGCCTGCAAACAGACCCCACTTCACATGGCAGTGGCAAACAGGCATGCAGAAGTAGTTGGTGTCTTCATGGAACATAGAA CCCAAGCCCTTCAATCTCGAGACGGTATCCAGATCATTCCAGACTTCAATCTTCGCGATTCCAACGATCAGACTGTTCTTGGCCTGGCCCTGTGGACTGGACTGCACAGCTTTGCAGCCCAGCTTTTACATGCTGGAGCCAACATCAATTACACTACTGGAGAAGGTCTAACGTTGCTTCATCTTGCCATTCAGAAGCAGGATACATCCAGTGCTTTATTTCTCCTTGAGCACCAGGCCGATATCAATATCAA GACGAGAGATGGTGAAAACCCTCTTCAGCTGGCAATCAAGAGGCATCTACCAGTAGTGGTTGATGCTCTATGTGTGAGAGGGGCAAACATGAACACCCCTGATGAGAATGGAAACCCACCCCTTTGGGTAGCTTTAGAGAGCGGCCAGGAAGACATTGCCTCAACTCTG gTACGACATGGTTGTGATACTACGGCTTGGGGTCTAGGTGAAGGAGGAATGCAGCAGACATTACTCCACAGAgccattgatgaaaacaatcaaACAGTGTCATGCTTTCTTGTTAGGAG tatgtGCGATGTGAACAGTCCTAGAAGACCAGGACCAAATGGAGAAGGTCCAGATGAGGCTTTTGATGGTCAAGGTCCACTTCACCATGCAAGTGAATGGGGTCTGGAACAAGTGGTCCAGTGCCTTATTGAGCATCAAGCAGATATAAATGCCAAG GATTCGGAAGGTAGGACACCTCTTCACATAGCCATTAGCAACCAACACCCGACTATCATCAGTCTCATCATGTCTCATCCACTCCTGGATTTGACGCTAAGAGACAAGGGTGGTCTGACACCATTCGCTGCTGCCCTCACCTTCAAGAACAACAAAGCTGCACAGGCTATACTTGATAGAGAACCAAGAGCAGCGGAACAG CTTGACAACAAGGGCAGGAACTTTCTCCATGTTGCCGTTGAGAAGTCAGACATAGAGAGTGTTCTCTTTCTTATCAGTGTGAGGGCGAATGTCACTTCTCGTATACAAGATTCATCTCAACTCACTCCGCTTCACCTTGCAGTCCAAGCTGGTTCTGAGATCATTGTGAGGAACCTG tTATTAGCCGGTGCTAGTGTGATGGATCTGAACAACCATAAACAGAATGCTCTTCATATGGCTGCAGCTAAAGATCATTCAACAATCTGTAGTATCCTCATTGAGAATGGCATCAATGTGGATTCCAAAGATGACAATGGGAACAGTG CTCTCCACATATCAGTGCAATATGGAAACTTGAACAGTGCAAGAGTACTCCTTACTGAATCTAGCATTGATGCTGAGGCATTCAACATGAG GGGTCAGACACCCATGCATTTACTGGGGCAGTACGGCAGGGACAACGCTGCAGCCATCTTTGACCTGTTCCGGGAATGCATGCCCCAGTATCCTCTAGACAAGCAGGATGCCGAGGGCAACACTGTCTTGTTGCTAGCCTACCAAAAGGGCAATGGGGCTATCTGCAGGGCAATTGTTAGGGCAGGGGCTAGTCTTGGTATCATGAACAAACAAGGCGTGTCTATCTTTAATGCTCAGGTGGCCACCAAGCAACTTCTCTTTAGGCTCTTAG ATATGTTGTCAAAGGAGCCAGCATGGTCAGAAAGTGAGCTTTGTCAAGAATGTCAGGTTAAATTCAGCATTAAGACAAGAAAACATCACTg